A region of Methyloversatilis discipulorum DNA encodes the following proteins:
- a CDS encoding AI-2E family transporter, which yields MRRLQPSGAGPVAWCGILLATTLALYLFQHVLWLVLPFLFGLIAYYFLYPPMQRLMFAGFSQAAAANITVGVFALLLLVCFVLVLPWFAAHAVSVQDTGQRYLQGGLALLDDTLRALEARSRFMRDAHVADAVSSHIAAAGEGFAQERLPALMLGIAAWLPSFLLAPFLAYFFLRDGRRFQRFLARAVPNAFFERTLHLLYEVDRTTRAYFQGLIKLTVLDAACLAAGLWLIGLSSPLMLGLITAVLAWVPYVGSILGCAVVVMVAATDFPGSPSVAYAAVGLFVCVRLLDDFVFMPLTIGRSLKMHPLVTVLMIFVGGAVAGVAGLLLVLPVLGVVMVIGETVSIVASDPRLHARHAHARRLRLQSVTRDLG from the coding sequence GTGAGGCGGCTGCAGCCCTCGGGCGCCGGACCCGTGGCGTGGTGCGGCATCCTGCTGGCCACCACGCTGGCGCTCTATCTTTTCCAGCATGTGCTGTGGCTGGTGCTGCCCTTCCTGTTCGGGCTGATCGCCTACTACTTCCTCTACCCGCCGATGCAGCGCCTGATGTTTGCCGGCTTTTCGCAGGCGGCGGCGGCCAATATCACGGTCGGCGTGTTTGCGCTGCTGCTGCTCGTCTGCTTCGTGCTCGTGCTGCCCTGGTTCGCCGCGCACGCGGTCAGTGTGCAGGACACCGGCCAGCGCTACCTGCAGGGCGGACTGGCCCTGCTCGACGACACGCTGCGAGCGCTCGAAGCCCGTTCGCGCTTCATGCGCGACGCGCACGTGGCCGATGCGGTGTCCTCGCACATCGCCGCGGCGGGTGAGGGCTTCGCACAGGAGCGTCTGCCGGCGCTGATGCTGGGCATCGCCGCCTGGCTACCGTCCTTCCTGCTGGCGCCCTTCCTCGCCTACTTCTTCCTGCGCGACGGCCGGCGCTTCCAGCGCTTCCTCGCGCGCGCGGTGCCGAACGCCTTCTTCGAGCGCACGCTGCACCTGCTGTATGAGGTCGACCGCACCACGCGCGCCTACTTTCAGGGGCTGATCAAGCTCACCGTGCTCGACGCCGCCTGTCTGGCCGCCGGCCTGTGGCTGATCGGGCTGTCGTCGCCACTGATGCTGGGGCTGATCACCGCCGTGCTGGCCTGGGTGCCTTACGTCGGCTCAATACTGGGTTGTGCGGTGGTGGTGATGGTGGCGGCGACCGACTTTCCGGGTTCGCCGTCGGTCGCGTACGCGGCGGTCGGGCTGTTCGTCTGTGTCCGTCTGCTCGACGATTTCGTGTTCATGCCGCTCACCATCGGGCGCAGCCTGAAAATGCATCCGCTGGTGACGGTACTGATGATTTTCGTCGGCGGCGCGGTGGCCGGCGTCGCCGGTCTGCTGCTGGTGCTGCCGGTGCTGGGCGTCGTGATGGTGATCGGCGAAACGGTGAGCATCGTTGCGTCCGATCCCCGACTGCACGCCCGGCACGCCCACGCGCGCCGGTTGCGCCTGCAGTCGGTCACGCGCGACCTGGGCTGA
- a CDS encoding M20 aminoacylase family protein: MSSTHPLIEALDARVERWTQTRRDLHAHPELAFEENRTADVVARTLRAAGIEVHEGIGRTGVVGVLRNGSGRGAIGLRADMDALPMTEQNTFAHRSTHPGRMHGCGHDGHTAMLLAAAEYLAETRGFDGTVYFIFQPAEEGMGGAPAMIADGLFERFPMQAVFGLHNWPGLPVGQMAVHTGPAMACSDSIDITIDGRGAHAAMPHLGADPVLAGAAIVQSLQSIVSRNVPPVECGVVSITQFNAGEAYNVIPQSATLRGTARAFTPEVRDQLEAGIARVVQGVASAHGVTASATYRRGYPPTINSESEAAFCATVAREVFGDGSVHTNYPPSMGAEDFAYMLQAKPGCYVWLGNGGGPEAASDPAHAEGGGCMLHNPRYDFNDRIIPLGVAYWTRLVERWLEG; the protein is encoded by the coding sequence ATGAGCAGCACGCACCCGCTGATCGAGGCGCTGGACGCGCGTGTCGAGCGCTGGACCCAGACCCGGCGCGACCTGCACGCCCATCCGGAACTGGCGTTCGAGGAAAATCGCACCGCCGACGTGGTCGCCCGCACCTTGCGCGCGGCCGGCATCGAAGTGCATGAAGGCATCGGTCGTACCGGGGTGGTCGGTGTGCTGCGCAACGGCTCGGGCCGCGGCGCAATCGGCCTGCGTGCCGACATGGATGCGCTGCCGATGACCGAGCAGAACACTTTCGCTCATCGCTCGACGCATCCGGGGCGCATGCACGGCTGTGGCCATGACGGGCATACGGCGATGCTGCTGGCGGCGGCGGAATATCTGGCCGAGACGCGCGGATTCGACGGCACCGTGTACTTCATCTTCCAGCCGGCGGAGGAGGGCATGGGCGGCGCGCCGGCGATGATCGCCGACGGCTTGTTCGAACGCTTTCCGATGCAGGCGGTGTTCGGCCTGCACAACTGGCCCGGCCTGCCGGTCGGCCAGATGGCGGTGCATACCGGGCCGGCGATGGCCTGCAGCGATTCGATCGACATCACGATAGACGGGCGCGGCGCACACGCCGCGATGCCGCATCTGGGCGCCGACCCGGTGCTCGCCGGCGCGGCCATCGTGCAGTCGCTGCAGTCCATCGTGTCGCGCAATGTACCGCCGGTCGAATGCGGCGTGGTCAGCATTACCCAGTTCAACGCTGGCGAGGCCTACAACGTGATTCCGCAGTCGGCGACGCTGCGCGGTACGGCGCGCGCCTTCACGCCGGAAGTGCGTGACCAGCTGGAAGCCGGCATCGCGCGCGTGGTGCAGGGCGTAGCCTCCGCCCACGGCGTCACCGCATCGGCGACCTACCGTCGGGGTTACCCGCCGACCATCAACAGCGAAAGCGAAGCCGCCTTCTGCGCGACGGTCGCGCGCGAAGTGTTCGGCGACGGCAGTGTGCACACGAACTACCCGCCCAGCATGGGCGCCGAGGATTTCGCCTACATGCTGCAGGCGAAGCCCGGCTGCTACGTCTGGCTGGGTAACGGCGGCGGGCCGGAGGCGGCGTCCGACCCGGCGCACGCCGAAGGCGGCGGCTGCATGCTGCACAACCCGCGCTACGACTTCAACGACCGCATCATCCCGCTCGGTGTTGCTTACTGGACGCGGCTGGTCGAGCGCTGGCTGGAAGGCTGA
- a CDS encoding MFS transporter, with product MTSRLLRWIDLNILSLGREMRLSYLPPLMVYMAAGIQGLTGIVGTFFVKDYLGLSAEFLAMLGFWVGIPWALKMPMGHLVDLLWRFKSLLIYLGAGLIAASLLIMAGLIAEREAMAAVLPVNTWFVISALLSPIGYVLQDAVADAMTVEAVPHIDENGAPVPPARLKLMHTTMQTLGRVAIIGGSVLVALINLYVFAGTEMLPEAQKVLIYRDVYLMALTIPAISVAGVAFAAWLKRGAIAAHMARGLSRAEAAALLRDPDSHTDPNWWILGGSLVFVVFTLGMGLSDLKWNQEIIFLGSFTIIAFLMTRLTRELDASARNTLIGTALVIFMFRATPGTGPGVSWWTIDVLGFDQAFFSVLSLIGSTLTLIGMFMFRRFMAERSITYVVGWLTAAGFVLSMPTLGMSMGLHEWTARVTGGVVDARFIAVIDTALESPLGQISMIPMLAWIANSAPAHLKATFFAVMASFTNLALSASQLGTKYLNQIYVLSREVKDPATGAVMTAANYSDLTPLLLTVVGIAVLMPVSAILVARWLGLRSA from the coding sequence ATGACATCCCGACTGCTGCGCTGGATCGATCTGAACATCCTGTCCCTCGGGCGCGAAATGCGCCTTTCCTACCTGCCGCCGTTGATGGTCTACATGGCCGCCGGCATCCAGGGCCTGACCGGCATCGTCGGCACCTTCTTCGTCAAGGACTACCTGGGGCTGTCGGCCGAATTCCTGGCCATGCTGGGCTTCTGGGTCGGTATTCCTTGGGCGCTGAAGATGCCGATGGGTCACCTGGTCGACCTGCTGTGGCGCTTCAAGAGCCTGCTCATCTATCTCGGCGCCGGCCTGATCGCCGCCAGCCTGCTCATCATGGCCGGCCTGATCGCCGAGCGCGAGGCGATGGCGGCGGTGCTGCCGGTCAATACCTGGTTCGTCATCAGCGCGCTGCTGAGTCCGATCGGCTACGTGCTGCAGGACGCGGTGGCCGATGCGATGACGGTGGAAGCCGTACCGCACATCGACGAGAACGGCGCGCCGGTGCCGCCGGCCAGGCTCAAGCTGATGCACACCACGATGCAGACGCTGGGCCGTGTGGCCATCATCGGCGGCAGCGTGCTGGTGGCGCTGATCAATCTTTATGTGTTCGCCGGCACCGAGATGCTGCCTGAGGCGCAGAAGGTACTGATCTACCGCGACGTCTACCTGATGGCACTGACCATTCCCGCCATTTCGGTCGCTGGCGTCGCTTTCGCCGCCTGGCTCAAGCGCGGCGCCATCGCGGCCCACATGGCGCGCGGGCTGTCACGAGCCGAAGCCGCTGCACTGCTGCGCGATCCCGACAGCCACACCGACCCCAACTGGTGGATTCTCGGCGGCAGTCTGGTGTTCGTCGTGTTCACGCTGGGCATGGGTCTGTCCGACCTGAAGTGGAACCAGGAAATCATCTTCCTCGGCTCCTTCACCATCATCGCCTTCCTGATGACCCGGCTCACCCGCGAGCTGGACGCCAGCGCGCGCAACACGCTGATCGGCACGGCGCTGGTCATCTTCATGTTCCGCGCCACGCCCGGCACCGGCCCCGGCGTGTCGTGGTGGACGATAGACGTGCTCGGTTTCGACCAGGCCTTCTTTTCGGTGCTGTCGCTGATCGGCTCGACGCTGACGCTGATCGGCATGTTCATGTTCCGCCGCTTCATGGCCGAGCGCTCGATCACCTATGTGGTTGGCTGGCTCACCGCGGCGGGCTTCGTCCTGTCGATGCCGACGCTGGGCATGAGCATGGGCCTGCACGAATGGACCGCCCGCGTGACCGGCGGCGTGGTCGACGCCCGCTTCATCGCGGTGATCGACACCGCACTGGAATCACCGCTGGGGCAGATTTCGATGATTCCGATGCTGGCCTGGATCGCCAATTCGGCGCCGGCCCACTTGAAGGCGACCTTCTTCGCGGTGATGGCCTCCTTCACCAATCTGGCGCTGTCGGCCAGCCAGCTCGGCACCAAATATCTGAACCAGATCTACGTGCTGTCGCGCGAAGTGAAGGACCCGGCCACGGGCGCCGTGATGACCGCCGCCAACTACAGCGACCTGACACCGCTGCTGCTGACCGTGGTCGGGATCGCCGTGCTGATGCCGGTCAGCGCCATACTGGTTGCGCGCTGGCTTGGTTTGCGCAGTGCGTGA
- a CDS encoding response regulator: protein MFLPTEVLDKMRVVIADANQVVRTWVRTQLSQAGVKHVGMAGSSADLLRQCSANTPDVVLCDYNFGEKQDGLRVLEELRLNNILPLSSVFMIVTGERVRKRVVAAAEFAPDDYLLKPFTSGQLAERLVKAVEKKHALKAIYEQMAARNLEALIDECDKVLASQPRYSMDALRIRAEALIALGRLDEATEIYKAVMARNTVPWARIGYAMVLRERGDVAEAARHAAEINEEFPEFMGVYDFLGELHERNGELEEARTYYERADSIAPDNLRRLRSIGEICLESGDVARAASVMRRVVDRTEGTSLASAEDHLTLIKSLIELPDAAEELNARFETMRGLLGGSDTAAVLSDVVEARMLSQRGDEGGAREAINRALQTHARLSKPDTLATSELAEACFATNNEEAAAGLVDKIEAAGGAVSNRLKRQNARSARERAQAAAANLAEESAAGPDLDHVDAELARLAELIRQLDPHWDDALAEDARNILIDVFTLAPRERRVIDAHIQYNRVAQKHGYDRHKPTARAV from the coding sequence ATGTTCCTGCCGACCGAAGTCCTCGACAAGATGCGCGTGGTCATCGCCGACGCGAATCAGGTCGTGCGTACCTGGGTGCGCACGCAGCTGTCGCAGGCCGGCGTCAAACACGTAGGCATGGCCGGCAGCTCGGCCGATCTTCTGCGGCAATGCTCGGCCAATACACCCGACGTCGTGCTGTGCGACTACAACTTCGGGGAGAAGCAGGACGGGCTGCGGGTGCTCGAGGAGCTGCGCCTGAACAACATCCTGCCGCTGTCTTCGGTCTTCATGATCGTGACCGGAGAGCGCGTCCGCAAACGCGTCGTCGCCGCCGCCGAGTTCGCGCCCGACGACTACCTGCTCAAGCCCTTTACGTCCGGACAGCTGGCTGAGCGTCTGGTCAAGGCGGTCGAGAAGAAGCATGCGCTGAAGGCAATCTATGAACAGATGGCGGCACGCAATCTGGAAGCGCTCATAGACGAGTGCGACAAGGTGCTCGCCAGTCAGCCGCGCTATTCGATGGACGCGCTGCGCATCCGGGCCGAGGCGCTGATCGCGCTCGGGCGCCTCGACGAGGCCACCGAGATCTATAAGGCGGTCATGGCCCGCAACACCGTGCCCTGGGCGCGCATCGGCTACGCGATGGTATTGCGCGAACGTGGCGACGTTGCGGAAGCCGCACGCCACGCCGCCGAAATCAACGAGGAATTTCCCGAGTTCATGGGCGTGTATGACTTCCTCGGCGAACTGCACGAACGCAACGGCGAACTCGAGGAAGCGCGTACCTATTATGAGCGCGCTGACTCGATCGCTCCGGACAACCTGCGCCGGCTGCGCAGCATCGGCGAAATCTGTCTCGAATCGGGGGACGTCGCACGTGCGGCCAGCGTGATGCGCCGCGTCGTCGACCGTACCGAAGGGACCTCACTGGCCAGTGCCGAAGACCATCTGACCTTGATCAAGAGCCTGATCGAACTGCCCGACGCGGCGGAAGAACTGAATGCCCGCTTCGAAACGATGCGCGGTCTGCTCGGCGGCAGCGATACGGCGGCTGTGCTGTCGGACGTGGTCGAGGCGCGCATGCTGTCGCAGCGAGGCGACGAGGGCGGCGCGCGCGAGGCGATCAACCGTGCGCTGCAGACGCACGCGCGCCTCAGCAAACCGGACACGCTGGCGACCAGCGAACTGGCCGAAGCCTGTTTCGCCACCAACAACGAGGAAGCTGCAGCCGGCCTGGTCGACAAGATCGAAGCCGCTGGCGGTGCGGTGTCGAACCGCCTGAAACGCCAGAACGCGCGCTCGGCCCGCGAGCGCGCGCAGGCGGCTGCGGCAAATCTGGCCGAGGAAAGCGCAGCCGGCCCAGACCTCGACCACGTCGACGCCGAACTGGCTCGACTAGCCGAACTGATCAGGCAGCTCGACCCGCACTGGGACGACGCTTTGGCCGAGGACGCGCGCAATATCCTGATCGACGTGTTCACGCTCGCCCCGCGCGAGCGCCGCGTGATCGACGCGCACATTCAGTACAACCGCGTCGCGCAGAAGCACGGCTACGACCGGCACAAGCCCACCGCTCGCGCCGTCTGA
- a CDS encoding SapC family protein — translation MKTLLFYDNVVVLNRDTHRDLRLKPQDNLKFAAETNCVPLALVEFGDVAREYPIVFARLPGGLVPVALLGLRDAENLYVTPEGKWDARYVPAFVRRYPFVAVQDNNAPDKLLVCMDDKFPGFNTEEGERLFDENGAETEFLKNALAFVQGYQNEAQRTAEFCREVEQLGLLNEMSAMAELNDGRKFRLDGLWVIDEAKLQALSAAAAVDLFRRGWMGLVYAQLLSLGHLRILLDRTATRGAADAPATAEAAEATKH, via the coding sequence ATGAAGACCCTGCTTTTCTACGACAACGTGGTCGTGCTGAACCGCGACACCCACCGCGACCTGCGCCTGAAGCCCCAGGACAATCTGAAGTTCGCGGCGGAAACCAATTGCGTGCCGCTGGCCCTGGTTGAGTTCGGCGACGTCGCCCGCGAGTACCCCATCGTGTTCGCCCGCCTGCCCGGCGGTCTGGTGCCGGTGGCGCTGCTTGGCCTGCGTGACGCCGAAAACCTCTACGTCACGCCGGAAGGCAAATGGGACGCACGCTACGTACCGGCCTTCGTCCGCCGCTATCCCTTCGTCGCGGTGCAGGACAACAACGCGCCGGACAAGCTTCTGGTTTGCATGGATGACAAGTTCCCCGGCTTCAATACGGAAGAAGGCGAACGCCTGTTCGACGAGAACGGCGCCGAAACCGAATTCCTGAAGAATGCGCTCGCCTTCGTGCAGGGCTATCAGAACGAAGCGCAGCGTACCGCCGAGTTCTGTCGCGAGGTCGAGCAGCTCGGTCTGCTCAACGAGATGAGTGCGATGGCCGAACTCAACGACGGTCGCAAGTTCCGCCTCGATGGCCTGTGGGTGATCGACGAAGCCAAGCTGCAGGCGCTGTCGGCTGCAGCAGCCGTCGATCTGTTCCGCCGCGGCTGGATGGGTCTGGTCTATGCGCAACTGCTGTCGCTCGGCCACCTGCGTATCCTGCTCGACCGCACCGCGACGCGCGGTGCAGCCGACGCGCCGGCGACCGCCGAGGCGGCAGAAGCGACCAAGCACTAA
- a CDS encoding cyclic nucleotide-binding domain-containing protein — translation MRLFGRDDDRAALQPLRQIKLFASLTARELKVVQALRHERHYLAGEIVFDEGDEGQAIYAVVEGEVEILRADGSRQQRLALLGSGEVFGELALLDQAPRAAQAKAHSDCRLVVFFRADFMSLLETHPKIASKIALALARHLGGRLRQANAGARQEGHL, via the coding sequence GTGCGTCTTTTCGGCCGCGACGACGACCGCGCAGCGCTGCAGCCGCTGCGCCAGATCAAGCTCTTCGCGTCGCTGACCGCACGCGAACTGAAGGTGGTGCAGGCCCTGCGGCACGAGCGCCATTATCTGGCCGGCGAAATCGTGTTCGATGAGGGCGACGAAGGACAGGCGATCTATGCCGTGGTCGAGGGCGAGGTCGAAATCCTGCGTGCCGACGGCAGCCGCCAGCAGCGGCTGGCGCTGCTCGGCAGCGGCGAGGTGTTCGGTGAACTGGCGCTGCTCGATCAGGCGCCGCGGGCGGCACAGGCGAAGGCGCACAGCGACTGCCGGCTCGTGGTGTTCTTCCGCGCCGATTTCATGAGCCTGCTGGAAACCCATCCCAAGATCGCTTCCAAGATCGCGCTGGCGCTGGCCAGGCATCTCGGCGGCCGGCTGCGCCAGGCCAATGCCGGCGCCCGTCAGGAAGGCCATCTGTGA
- a CDS encoding DUF1501 domain-containing protein: MDRRHFLLTAGSASLALASELRASEPAPAPRLLFLIDLVGGNDALNTLAPHTDPAYYRARPTIALDRRMVLPIAPDQALHPSLRPLMPLWDAGELALVQSVGCTGGSVSHHRATEILDSALLEDAPLQTGWLARCLSLHDGVRHAATQALTVSSDLPGPVHGLPRCRRLADEYPESVAGRFGFPQDVLGCALAQACTELLSGSDAAVVRVALDGFDTHENQPSAHAPLLASLAASMVALRSALTAMGRWRDSLVLTRSEFGRLAHENLSAGTDHGNAGIQLLTGGRVVGGLHGRALSFDALDARGAFVPAVDFRSVYASISRDWLGVSPVAALAATPSLHGLLHA, encoded by the coding sequence ATGGACCGTAGGCATTTTTTGCTGACCGCCGGAAGCGCCTCGCTGGCGCTGGCCAGCGAGCTTCGCGCAAGCGAACCGGCGCCCGCTCCACGACTTCTGTTCCTGATCGACCTGGTCGGCGGCAACGACGCGCTGAATACGCTGGCACCGCACACCGACCCGGCCTACTACCGCGCCCGTCCGACCATTGCACTCGACCGGCGCATGGTCCTGCCGATCGCACCGGATCAGGCCCTGCATCCGTCACTGCGTCCGTTGATGCCGCTGTGGGATGCCGGCGAGCTCGCGCTGGTGCAGAGTGTGGGCTGTACCGGCGGCAGCGTGTCGCACCATCGTGCGACCGAAATTCTCGATAGCGCTCTGCTCGAAGACGCGCCACTGCAGACGGGCTGGCTGGCACGCTGCCTGTCGCTGCACGACGGCGTCCGCCACGCGGCGACGCAGGCCTTGACGGTGTCATCCGACCTGCCGGGGCCTGTCCACGGCTTGCCGCGCTGTCGCCGACTGGCCGACGAGTATCCGGAGAGTGTTGCCGGGCGCTTCGGCTTTCCGCAGGACGTGCTCGGATGCGCGCTGGCGCAGGCCTGCACCGAACTGCTGTCCGGCTCTGATGCCGCTGTGGTGCGGGTGGCGCTCGATGGCTTCGATACGCACGAGAACCAGCCTTCGGCCCATGCCCCTTTGCTGGCGTCGCTCGCCGCGTCGATGGTCGCCCTGCGCAGCGCGCTGACTGCCATGGGGCGCTGGCGCGATTCGCTGGTCCTCACGCGCAGCGAGTTCGGGCGACTGGCGCACGAAAATCTGAGCGCGGGCACCGACCACGGCAATGCCGGCATCCAGCTCCTCACCGGCGGTCGCGTCGTCGGCGGGCTGCATGGCCGCGCATTGAGCTTCGATGCGCTCGATGCGCGCGGCGCCTTCGTGCCGGCGGTCGACTTCAGGTCGGTCTATGCATCGATCTCGCGCGACTGGCTCGGTGTAAGCCCGGTTGCCGCCTTGGCGGCAACACCGTCGCTGCACGGATTGCTGCACGCCTGA
- a CDS encoding ATP-binding protein yields MKQARRRGSLTRWTGQNLSRPLRRFTLLPRSLLARTFLLLAGLLTASVLAWSGIYSWLEQGPRAQQAAQIVISVINLTRASLVSADPQRRLELLTELSMREGLRIYPDGDIPGFQPVKGDSTLLAIEQELRKRLDPRTRIVVTKGLQSGLFVSFSIADEEGVDDYWLMLPRNRIERPLALEVIGWGTAALLLALGGAYLIVQRVTRPLAAMKRAARAIGRGERPAPLAECGAEELAEVAHAFNQMADDIARNEDERALILAGISHDLRTPLTRLRLDMELAGLDPETVRDMSADIDDMDKIIGQFLDFARITTGEEPIDGDLASLVLEAAQAYARHDKPVSTGRIDPLPAMRFRPLAIRRCLNNLIDNALRHAGEDQPIELTCSLEGNEVKMDVSDRGPGIPPEQVERLKRPFTRLDNARTGQSGAGLGLAIVERTMRAHGGRFDLLPREGGGLIARLTLPVTANAASAKS; encoded by the coding sequence GTGAAGCAGGCACGTCGGCGCGGCAGCCTGACGCGCTGGACCGGACAGAATCTGAGTCGTCCCTTGCGCCGCTTCACGCTGCTGCCGCGTTCGCTGCTTGCGCGCACCTTCCTGCTGCTGGCCGGCCTGCTCACCGCGTCGGTACTCGCCTGGTCCGGCATCTACAGCTGGCTTGAACAGGGGCCGCGCGCCCAACAGGCAGCGCAGATCGTCATCAGCGTGATCAACCTGACCCGCGCCTCGCTGGTCAGCGCAGATCCGCAGCGAAGGCTCGAACTGCTCACCGAATTGTCGATGCGCGAGGGCCTGCGCATCTATCCCGACGGCGACATTCCAGGCTTCCAGCCGGTCAAGGGCGACAGCACGCTGCTCGCCATCGAACAGGAATTGCGCAAGCGGCTCGACCCGCGCACGCGCATTGTCGTCACCAAGGGCCTGCAGAGCGGTCTGTTCGTCAGCTTCAGCATTGCCGACGAAGAAGGCGTGGACGACTACTGGCTCATGCTGCCGCGCAACCGTATCGAACGCCCGCTGGCACTGGAGGTGATCGGCTGGGGCACGGCGGCACTGCTGCTCGCACTGGGCGGCGCCTATCTGATCGTGCAGCGGGTGACGCGGCCGCTGGCCGCGATGAAACGCGCCGCCCGCGCGATAGGTCGGGGCGAGCGCCCTGCCCCGCTGGCCGAGTGTGGCGCCGAGGAGCTGGCCGAAGTGGCACACGCCTTCAACCAGATGGCGGACGACATCGCCCGCAACGAGGACGAGCGCGCGCTGATCCTGGCCGGCATCTCGCACGACCTGCGCACGCCGCTGACCCGACTGCGGCTCGACATGGAACTGGCCGGGCTGGACCCCGAAACGGTGCGCGACATGAGTGCCGACATCGACGACATGGACAAGATCATCGGCCAGTTCCTCGATTTCGCGCGCATCACGACCGGCGAGGAGCCGATCGATGGCGATCTGGCCAGTCTCGTGCTGGAGGCGGCTCAGGCCTACGCGCGCCACGACAAGCCGGTCAGCACCGGCCGCATCGATCCGCTGCCGGCGATGCGCTTCCGCCCGCTGGCTATTCGCCGCTGCCTGAACAACCTGATCGACAACGCGCTGCGCCACGCCGGCGAAGATCAGCCGATAGAACTGACCTGCAGTCTTGAGGGCAACGAAGTGAAGATGGACGTGAGCGACCGCGGCCCCGGCATTCCACCGGAACAGGTCGAGCGGCTCAAGCGCCCGTTCACCCGCCTCGACAACGCGCGTACCGGCCAGAGTGGCGCGGGCTTGGGGCTGGCCATCGTCGAGCGCACGATGCGCGCGCACGGCGGGCGCTTCGACCTGCTGCCGCGCGAGGGCGGCGGGCTGATCGCCCGCCTGACCCTGCCGGTGACGGCAAACGCGGCAAGCGCGAAGAGTTAG
- the ompR gene encoding osmolarity response regulator transcription factor OmpR, translating to MEEKKRKILVVDDDARLRALLERYLGEQGFTVKAVADSTQMDRALARELYDLMVLDLMLPGEDGLAICRRLRAQDNTIPVVMLTAKGDEVDRIVGLEMGADDYLPKPFNPRELVARINAVLRRQAPKPPPGAPTLDERVVRFGQVEVNLAARTLTRNGQEQVLTTGEFSLLRVLLESPRVPLSRDKLMELARGREYDAFDRSIDVQMSRLRKLVEDDPAKPRYLQTVWGFGYVFVPDGTRHG from the coding sequence ATGGAAGAAAAAAAACGCAAGATACTTGTCGTCGATGACGACGCCCGCCTGCGCGCGCTGCTCGAACGCTACCTCGGCGAACAGGGTTTCACGGTCAAGGCAGTGGCCGACAGCACGCAGATGGACCGCGCGCTGGCCCGCGAACTGTACGACCTGATGGTGCTCGACCTGATGCTGCCGGGCGAGGACGGCTTGGCCATCTGCCGACGGCTCCGCGCTCAGGACAACACGATTCCGGTGGTCATGCTGACCGCCAAGGGTGACGAGGTCGATCGCATCGTCGGCCTTGAAATGGGCGCCGATGACTACCTGCCGAAGCCCTTCAATCCGCGCGAACTGGTTGCCCGCATCAACGCGGTGCTGCGCCGACAGGCGCCAAAACCGCCGCCGGGCGCGCCGACGCTCGACGAACGCGTGGTGCGCTTCGGCCAGGTCGAGGTCAATCTGGCCGCACGTACGCTCACCCGCAACGGACAGGAGCAGGTGCTGACCACCGGCGAGTTCTCGCTGCTGCGCGTGCTGCTCGAATCGCCGCGCGTGCCGCTGTCGCGCGACAAGCTGATGGAACTGGCGCGTGGTCGCGAATACGATGCCTTCGACCGCTCGATCGACGTGCAGATGTCGCGTCTGCGCAAGCTGGTCGAGGACGATCCGGCCAAGCCGCGGTATCTGCAGACGGTCTGGGGCTTCGGTTACGTGTTCGTGCCTGACGGCACCCGCCATGGCTGA
- a CDS encoding group II truncated hemoglobin: MTQTATTFYEHIGGEPTIRRLVDRFYELMDTLPEAYGIRKLHPADLSGSNQKLFMYLSGWLGGPQLFVQAYGHPRLRARHLPFTIGEAERDQWLMCMRMAMDEVLPPDEANAQLLSAIEDLADHMRNREG, translated from the coding sequence ATGACCCAGACTGCCACCACCTTCTACGAACACATCGGCGGCGAGCCGACCATCCGTCGTCTCGTCGACCGCTTCTACGAACTGATGGACACGCTGCCGGAAGCCTACGGCATCCGCAAGCTGCATCCGGCCGACCTGTCGGGCTCCAACCAGAAACTGTTCATGTATCTGTCGGGCTGGCTCGGCGGTCCGCAGCTGTTCGTACAGGCCTACGGCCATCCGCGCCTGCGCGCCCGTCACCTGCCCTTCACGATCGGCGAGGCCGAGCGCGACCAGTGGCTCATGTGCATGCGCATGGCGATGGACGAAGTGCTGCCGCCGGACGAAGCCAACGCCCAGTTGCTGAGTGCAATCGAGGACCTCGCCGACCACATGCGCAATCGCGAGGGCTGA